GCTCGAAGGTGCGCAGCGCCTCGATGCCGCCGGTGGCGGATGTGACGCGGTGACCCCAGCGGGTGAGCCGACGCAGCAGGGCGTCGCGGATCATCTGCTCGCTCTCCACCAGCAGGATGTGGCCAGGGATGATCGGAACCTCGCCCTGCGGCTCGCGCTGGGGGGTGTGCACGGGCAGGCGCACCGGCAGGCGGATGATGAAGCGGGTTCCCGCGCCGATCTCGCTCTCCACATCGATATTGCCGCCGTGGCTCTGGATGATGCCCAGCGAGACCGCAAGGCCCAGGCCGGTGCCCTGCTCGCCCTTGGTGGTGAAGAAGGGGTCGAAGATCCGCGAGCGGATCTCGGGCGACATGCCCACGCCAGAGTCGGCGATCTCCAGCACCACGTTGCCCTCGCCATCGCCCTCGGAGGGCGAGTCAAAGCTGGCGATCGTGATCTTGCCGCCCTTGGGCATGGCGTCCACCGCATTGATGATCAGGTTGGTGAGCACCTCGCGCAGCTCGGATGCGCGGCCCGCGATCGGCGTGACCGGCTGGAGCTTGCGCACGATCTCGATGCTGATGCCCCGACTCTTAGCCACATCGCGCCAGCGCGGCCTAGTGATGTCGATGGCATCGCAGGCCAGCATGTCCAGGCGCACCTCGGTCATGGGCGAGTCGTGCTCCATGCGGGCGAAGCCCTGCAGGCGGCGCACTGTCTCGCTGCCGTCCTTGGAGGCGCGCTCGATCACGCGCAGCATGTCGCGGTGCTCGGGGTCTTGGATCTCGTAGAGCAGCAGCTGGGCGTTGCCCAGGATGCCCGCCAGCAGGTTGTTGAAGTCGTGGGCCACGCCAGATGCCAGCTGGCCGACGACGCGCACCTTGTCAACCAGATTAAGGTTCTTCTGGGTCTGGGCCAGCTGGTTGGCCACCACCTCGCGCTCACGGTGCAGGCGGGCGTTGTAGAGCGCGGGGCCGAGGTAGTGGGCCAGCTCCATCAGGGTGGCCAGCTGGGGCTGCAGGTAGGCGCTCGGCTCGCGGCTGGCGAAGGTGAGCGCGCCGATCGGGTGCATCGCGCCCAGAATGGGCACCACGATGCTGGAGCGCAGCCCGATGGCCGCCAGCGGGCGGTCCTCGGCGAAGGCGCTCTGGCGCAGCTCGGACTGCAGCAGCGGCCCGGCGGTGCGGCAGGCCATCTGCCAGGGCGTGTTGGCGGCGGGCTGACGCGTGCCAGCGGGCAGGTCGGCCCAGTCGCGCACCGAGAAGTCGTAGACTGGCTCAACCGAGAAGGTGTCGTCGTCCTCATTGTAGAGCGCCAGCGCGGCGTAGTCGCAGGGCACCACGCGGCGGATGCGATGGATGGCGGTGCGCAGGATGCTGTGCAGCTCGCGCAGCACGTCGCGGGTGCTCACCAGCGATGTCAGCTCGCTGATCACCTCTAGGCGCTGGGCGCGATCCTGGGCCTCGGTATAGAGCCGCATATTCTCCAGCGCCACGGCGGCCTGGTTGGCGATCGCCGTCATCGCGGCCTGCTCCTCGTAGCCGTAGCGGGCCGGCTCGTCGCTCTCCAGCACCAGCACGCCCACCACGTGCCCGGCGCGGTGCAGCGGCGCGCCCAGCCAGCTCTGGGCCGGGGCGCTGCCCACGATCGGGCGGTAGCGCTGATCGCCGGAGGCGTGCTCCAGCACCAGCGCGCGCGACTGCGCCACCACGCCCTGGATGAGCGGCAGCGCATTCAGGGGCGCGCGGCGGTGCATAAGCGTGCTAGATGTGCTGTAGCCCCGGATGGCCACGGTGTCCACCATATCACCATCCACAAACAGCAGCGCGCTGCGGTCGAAGGGCAGCACCTGGCCGAGCTGCTCAAGGATCAGCTCGGGCACGCGGTCGGAGGCCATCGCGCCGCTGAGTGTCTGCGAGACGCGGTAGATCGCCTCGGCCATCTGGCGGCGCAGCTGCTCGTCGCGGAAGCGGCTCGAATTGGCGAGCGCGCTGGCCAGCATCTGGGCCAGCACGGCCAGCTGCTCCTCATCCTGCTGGCCGAAGGCGGCGGGCGTGGCGCTCTGCAGCAGCAGCACAGCCAGCACCTGCCGCCCGTGCACCACCGGAACCGCCAGCTCCGCCCGCGCCCCCGACGCGCCGGGCGCGGGCAACATGCCCTGCTGCATGCGTATGTCGTCGATCCGCACGGGCGCGGATGTAGCCACCGCACGGGCGGCGGATGTGTTCTCGCGCAGCGGGATGCGGGGAAGCGTGCGGTCCTTCGGGTCGGCCCCGTAGTAGTGGTAGGCCAGCATGTCGCCATCTACCAGCACGGCGGCCACCCGCTCGTAGCCCAGCAGATCGTGCATCGTATCGGCGGAGCGCCGCAGCAGATCGTCCGAGTCAAGCATCGTGCTCAGCTCCGACCCGACCTTCATCATTTGCTCCAGCCGCCCGATCGATTCGCTCATCAGCCGATTCTGTTTCTCCAGCTCGCGCGACGAGCGGATAAGCACATCCGACAGATCGCTGAAGTTTTGGGCCAGCCGCCCCTGGTCGCCCGCGTGGCCCACCGCGCGCATGCGCGCACCATCGGCCAGCGTGGTCGCGGCCGTCACCAGGTGCTCCACCGGGCTGACCGCCCAGCTCGACATGCCCCACAGCACCAGCACCATAAAGGCGGCGGCGGCCACCGCCAGCGGCCAGATCGGCAGCAGCTGGGCGGCCATCGCCTGGGCGTCGGAGGCCGTTGTCGGCAGCGTGCGCACGGGCAGATAGGCAAGCACATAGTAGGCAAGCGCACTCAAGCAGGCGATCAGGGCAATAGCGCTCAGCAGCGCTGCGA
The sequence above is a segment of the Chloroflexia bacterium SDU3-3 genome. Coding sequences within it:
- a CDS encoding GAF domain-containing protein, producing the protein MGRHGGMQRSRYRSFIARRVILAALLSAIALIACLSALAYYVLAYLPVRTLPTTASDAQAMAAQLLPIWPLAVAAAAFMVLVLWGMSSWAVSPVEHLVTAATTLADGARMRAVGHAGDQGRLAQNFSDLSDVLIRSSRELEKQNRLMSESIGRLEQMMKVGSELSTMLDSDDLLRRSADTMHDLLGYERVAAVLVDGDMLAYHYYGADPKDRTLPRIPLRENTSAARAVATSAPVRIDDIRMQQGMLPAPGASGARAELAVPVVHGRQVLAVLLLQSATPAAFGQQDEEQLAVLAQMLASALANSSRFRDEQLRRQMAEAIYRVSQTLSGAMASDRVPELILEQLGQVLPFDRSALLFVDGDMVDTVAIRGYSTSSTLMHRRAPLNALPLIQGVVAQSRALVLEHASGDQRYRPIVGSAPAQSWLGAPLHRAGHVVGVLVLESDEPARYGYEEQAAMTAIANQAAVALENMRLYTEAQDRAQRLEVISELTSLVSTRDVLRELHSILRTAIHRIRRVVPCDYAALALYNEDDDTFSVEPVYDFSVRDWADLPAGTRQPAANTPWQMACRTAGPLLQSELRQSAFAEDRPLAAIGLRSSIVVPILGAMHPIGALTFASREPSAYLQPQLATLMELAHYLGPALYNARLHREREVVANQLAQTQKNLNLVDKVRVVGQLASGVAHDFNNLLAGILGNAQLLLYEIQDPEHRDMLRVIERASKDGSETVRRLQGFARMEHDSPMTEVRLDMLACDAIDITRPRWRDVAKSRGISIEIVRKLQPVTPIAGRASELREVLTNLIINAVDAMPKGGKITIASFDSPSEGDGEGNVVLEIADSGVGMSPEIRSRIFDPFFTTKGEQGTGLGLAVSLGIIQSHGGNIDVESEIGAGTRFIIRLPVRLPVHTPQREPQGEVPIIPGHILLVESEQMIRDALLRRLTRWGHRVTSATGGIEALRTFEPDRFDVVLSDQGMPDMSGWDLLAQIKQREAHVPTVLMTGWGRQLNEDEARERGVDFIIEKPFDQDVLRHVLAKAIGAKAT